TTGGTGCCGTGCACGATCAGCACCTGCCGCCCCGACAGCTGTTTCACCGGTTCAGGGCAGTCCGGGGCGGCCGCCCCGCCTAAACAAGGGGCCATCGCCAGAACAGAGTTGACGGCCGCGTGCCCCGCGGCGCGCAGCGCGGCCAGGCCCCCCGCGTCGTAGCCGGCCAGGCACACCGGCACGTCCCCGTACCGCCGCACCACCTCGTCCGCCGCCCACCCCGCCTGCTCCTCCCGCGAGGACTCCCCGCCGTGGATGACCGTGTGCGTGACCAGTCCGTCCGCCCCGCCCGCCCGGACCAGCGCCCGCGCGAGCGGACGTACTGGACCGGGGGAGAATCTGGACGCTCCGGGAAGCAGGAGCACCACCCCGTTGACCGGGCTTTCCGTCGAACCCGAGCCGGTTCTCGCGCCGGCCGCCCGCCCCAGACGGGCCCCGCGCGCCGGCGGCGCATGCTGTGCCATGGCGGAACAGTCTCAGACCTTCAGGTGTACGCCATCCGTCCGCCCGGTCTCTGTTACATATCGACGCCCGTCGTGGACACCCCGCTCTACGCGCGTAGGAGCTAGAGTGCGCAGATGACGAGCGAGACCCCCAACCTGCCGACCCCGGATCAGATCCGCCGCTCCCCGAAGGTGCTGCTGCACGATCACCTCGACGGTGGACTGCGCCCCGGGACGATCATCGAGCTGGCCCGCGAGGTCGGCTACGAGAACCTCCCCGAGACCGACGCCGACAAGCTCGGCATCTGGTTCCGTGAAGCCGCCGACTCCGGCTCCCTCCCGCGCTACCTGGAGACCTTCGCGCACACCTGCGCGGTCATGCAGACGAAGGCGGCCCTCTTCCGGGTCGCCGCCGAGTGCGCCGAGGACCTGGCCGAGGACGGCGTCGTGTACGCCGAGATCCGCTACGCCCCCGAGCAGCACCTGGAAGCCGGCCTGACCCTCGAAGAGGTCGTCGAGGCCGTGAACGACGGCTTCCGCGAGGGCGAGCGCCGCGCGAAGGCCAACGGCCACCGCATCCGCATCGGCGCCCTGCTGACCGCGATGCGCCACGCTGCCCGCGCGCTGGAGATCGCCGAGCTGGCGAACCGCTACCGCGACAACGGCGTCGTCGGCTTCGACATCGCCGGCGCCGAGGCCGGGTTCCCTCCCACCCGCCACCTCGACGCCTTCGAGTACCTCAAGCGCGAGAACAACCACTTCACCATCCACGCGGGCGAGGCCTTCGGCCTGCCGTCGATCTGGCAGGCCCTGCAGTGGTGCGGCGCCGACCGCCTCGGTCACGGCGTGAAGATCATCGATGACATCGAGGTCGCCGCCGACGGTTCCGTGACCCTGGGCCGCCTGGCCTCGTACGTCCGGGACAAGCGCATCCCCCTGGAGATGTGCCCGACCTCGAACCTGCAGACGGCCGCGGCCGCCTCGTACGCCGAGCACCCGATCGGCCTGCTGCGGAAGCTGCACTTCAGGCTCACGGTCAACACCGACAACCGGCTGATGAGCGGCACCAGCATGAGCCGCGAGTTCGAGCACCTGGTGGACACCTTCGGCTACACGCTGGAGGACATGCAGTGGTTCACCGTCAATGCGATGAAGTCCGCGTTCATTCCTTTCGATGAACGACTGGCCATGATCAACGAGGTCATCAAGCCCGGTTATGCGGAGCTGAAGTCGGAGTGGCTGTTCCAGCAGACCGCTTCCACCAGCGGTTCTGTCTCGGCCTAGGCCACGGCGTGACGTACTGAAAGCGTCCGGGAGAGGCAATTCCCGGGCGCTTTCTCGTATTTAATGATGTTTGCGGGCGGGGGTTTCAAGTGACTAGTTTGCGGAGCCGCTCAATTCCCCGTCGCAAGGAATACCTTTCATGAAGCAGTCAGCTGCCAAGACCCTCGGTGTCGCCGCTCTCGGTGCCGCCCTCGCTGCCGTCGCCGCCGGTACCGCTTCCGCCGCCCCGGCCGCAGTCGGCCTCACCGACGCCCTGGGCACCGTCACCAGTGCCGCCCAGGGGCTCACGAGCCAGCAGCAGGTGAGCCCCGAGGGAGGCCAGCAGTCGAGCGACCCGGCCGCCGCGCTCGCCCCGGTCACCGGTCTGCTCGGCGGTCTGCCGACCAGCAACCTCGGCGGCTGATTCATAGCGGGATTCGCACGCGTGCACGCGTGGCGCACGCCCGATCGAGTGGGTGGGCGCCGCGTTGTGCCGTGTGCCACGATCACCACCAACTGCCCGCCGACGTAAGCGGTATGAGGTCCTTGGTCATGCGCATGAAGGCACGAGCGACGATGGTCGCGCTGGTCCCCGCCCTGCTCATCGCGGCGGTGGGATGCAGCAGCGGCGCCCCCGCCACGGGCAAGGACCCGGACCCCAAGGGCTCCTCCGGCGCACCCGGCGCCCCGGCACCGTCCGCCGGCTCGGCGGGATCACCGGCATCCGCCGCGCCGAAGACCGGTGGCACCAGGCTGGACCGCTCCGCGCTGGAACAGGGCGACCTGCCCGGCTACCAGATCTCCGCCCAGGGCAAGAACCCCAACGCCCCGGACGGTCAGCCGAAGGCCGACCGCAGGGCCTGCCAGCCGCTGGCCGACATCATGGGGGACAAGCCGGACCCGGCCGCGCGCCAGACCGTCAACCGCGGCGTCGGCTCCCAGAAGCAGGTCGGGCTCGCCGTGTCCGCCTCCGTCAGCTCCTACGCCGAGAGCGACGCCAAGGCGCTGATCGCCCGGCTCAAGGCCGCCGTGGCCGCCTGCCGTACGGGCTTCTCCGCGACCGTCGAGAAGCAGACGGGCAGCTACCGCGAGGTGCGAGCCGCCGGCTA
Above is a genomic segment from Streptomyces sp. NBC_01233 containing:
- a CDS encoding alpha/beta hydrolase; the protein is MAQHAPPARGARLGRAAGARTGSGSTESPVNGVVLLLPGASRFSPGPVRPLARALVRAGGADGLVTHTVIHGGESSREEQAGWAADEVVRRYGDVPVCLAGYDAGGLAALRAAGHAAVNSVLAMAPCLGGAAAPDCPEPVKQLSGRQVLIVHGTNDARSDPETSFRLAARAKKANRSTCRFEVHSDGHGLREHQAEVVALAVDFVLGAVFSGRYSRPVTDALAAPPPLGLRMPLASGFGRSLRR
- a CDS encoding adenosine deaminase; the protein is MTSETPNLPTPDQIRRSPKVLLHDHLDGGLRPGTIIELAREVGYENLPETDADKLGIWFREAADSGSLPRYLETFAHTCAVMQTKAALFRVAAECAEDLAEDGVVYAEIRYAPEQHLEAGLTLEEVVEAVNDGFREGERRAKANGHRIRIGALLTAMRHAARALEIAELANRYRDNGVVGFDIAGAEAGFPPTRHLDAFEYLKRENNHFTIHAGEAFGLPSIWQALQWCGADRLGHGVKIIDDIEVAADGSVTLGRLASYVRDKRIPLEMCPTSNLQTAAAASYAEHPIGLLRKLHFRLTVNTDNRLMSGTSMSREFEHLVDTFGYTLEDMQWFTVNAMKSAFIPFDERLAMINEVIKPGYAELKSEWLFQQTASTSGSVSA